A window of Prolixibacter sp. SD074 contains these coding sequences:
- a CDS encoding LptF/LptG family permease, translating to MKQLYKYMINRFIGPFFMTFFITVFVLLMQFLWTYLDEFVGKGLDGEVIAELMLYAISSLIPLALPLSMLLASIMTFGNLGENNELLAMKAAGISLTRIMRPLIFLSVFVSLFAFYFANDIMPVTNRKFAALLLSIRYQKPELIVKDGVFSNEIDGYSIKVGRKSKKTDKLYNIMIYDHTKNEGNTSVTVADSGVMKMSEDKKFMVLTLFSGEAYTDQEPNSRRRNNEYPFRRDKFSKEVLITPIKGMDFKRKDESSVGNFYKALSLRQLSSSADSMAKDLDKRRTDFSVKLNYLPPLTREVVSYARTDSSVTSRLKMDEYVDVDSMLNHMNRNVKMDIVSQALRNARSNKRSLQQAKDDLDLRTKWLNKYWVEWHRKFTLSLACLIFFFIGAPLGAIIRKGGLGMPLVISIVLFIFYYIISMTGEKMSREGVGHIWEGMWFSSLLFLPAGIFLTYKAANDSVILNINAYAEIFRKLNPFKKKKKKDDGEEPKQHENPLAGQ from the coding sequence ATGAAGCAACTTTATAAATATATGATAAACCGGTTCATCGGACCGTTTTTCATGACTTTTTTTATCACGGTTTTCGTCCTCCTCATGCAATTTTTGTGGACGTACCTGGACGAATTTGTAGGTAAAGGATTGGATGGCGAGGTCATTGCCGAATTAATGCTTTATGCCATCTCCAGTCTGATTCCATTGGCCTTACCTCTTTCCATGCTCCTCGCTTCGATTATGACTTTTGGGAATTTAGGTGAGAATAACGAGTTGCTTGCGATGAAAGCAGCGGGTATTTCACTGACCCGCATTATGAGACCACTGATATTTTTGAGCGTTTTTGTCAGCCTCTTTGCGTTCTATTTTGCCAATGATATTATGCCGGTCACCAACCGCAAATTTGCTGCGTTGCTGCTCAGCATTCGTTACCAGAAACCCGAGTTGATTGTCAAAGACGGCGTATTCTCAAACGAAATAGATGGTTACTCCATTAAAGTCGGCCGAAAATCAAAAAAAACTGACAAGCTCTACAATATCATGATCTACGATCACACAAAAAATGAAGGAAATACCTCCGTCACCGTGGCAGATTCAGGTGTCATGAAGATGAGTGAAGACAAGAAATTTATGGTGCTGACGCTTTTCTCAGGCGAAGCATATACCGACCAGGAACCGAATTCGCGCCGCCGCAATAACGAATATCCATTTCGGCGGGACAAATTCAGCAAAGAAGTTCTGATAACTCCTATAAAAGGAATGGATTTCAAGCGAAAAGACGAAAGCTCGGTTGGCAATTTCTACAAGGCCCTTAGTTTGCGCCAACTGTCGTCAAGTGCCGATTCCATGGCAAAGGATCTGGACAAACGAAGGACTGATTTCTCTGTTAAGCTAAACTATTTACCGCCGCTTACCCGCGAAGTGGTTTCGTATGCGCGAACCGACAGTTCCGTCACGTCCAGGTTAAAGATGGACGAATATGTTGACGTCGACAGCATGCTGAACCACATGAACAGGAACGTAAAAATGGACATTGTTAGCCAGGCACTCCGAAATGCCCGTTCCAACAAACGTTCACTTCAGCAGGCCAAAGATGACCTGGATCTTCGTACCAAATGGTTGAATAAATATTGGGTCGAATGGCATCGGAAGTTCACGCTTTCGCTGGCATGTCTCATCTTCTTCTTTATTGGAGCTCCATTGGGAGCGATTATCCGGAAAGGCGGACTGGGAATGCCGCTCGTTATCTCCATCGTCCTCTTCATTTTCTATTACATCATCTCCATGACCGGTGAAAAGATGTCGCGCGAAGGTGTTGGACATATTTGGGAAGGCATGTGGTTCTCATCGCTGTTGTTTCTGCCTGCCGGCATTTTTCTTACTTATAAAGCTGCCAATGACTCTGTCATTCTCAATATAAATGCTTATGCTGAAATCTTCCGGAAACTGAATCCGTTCAAAAAAAAGAAAAAAAAGGATGACGGGGAAGAGCCTAAACAACATGAAAAT
- a CDS encoding START-like domain-containing protein, producing the protein MKKLQLEYNFKSSPSVLFSRLSTASGLSEWFADNVTVRGKTYTFVWDSTEQEAEMIGSRQNDMVRFRWTDCDEDCYFEFKVARDELTGDVSLVITDFVEEDEIDDAKDLWNSQITELKHALGS; encoded by the coding sequence ATGAAGAAACTTCAGCTCGAATATAATTTCAAATCATCTCCTTCCGTTTTATTTAGCCGATTAAGTACCGCTTCGGGATTATCAGAATGGTTTGCCGATAATGTGACTGTGCGAGGGAAAACATACACATTTGTTTGGGACAGTACCGAGCAGGAAGCCGAAATGATTGGCAGCCGGCAAAATGATATGGTCCGGTTCCGCTGGACAGACTGTGATGAAGATTGCTACTTTGAATTCAAAGTTGCCCGCGATGAACTAACGGGTGATGTTTCGTTGGTTATTACTGATTTTGTTGAAGAAGACGAAATCGACGATGCCAAAGATCTCTGGAACTCCCAAATTACTGAGCTGAAACATGCACTCGGCTCCTAA